The following coding sequences are from one Methanosphaera cuniculi window:
- a CDS encoding OBG GTPase family GTP-binding protein translates to MSAAEERIKQIEEEIKNTQKNKATSHHIGKLKAQIAQLKEKIEKSNSSGSKGEGFLVRKSGDSTAVLLGFPSVGKSTILNYLTNANSKVGAYEFTTLDIVPGIMEYDDASIQILDIPGIIKGASKGKGKGREILSATRNADLIIMVLDVFQPEHMDVILDEVRNIGVRPNEKKPNVKVSKKKMGGLNIVSTVELTHLDEKTIHSILSQYGIHSADVVLREDVTIDRFIDALEPNRAYIPMTIVVNKIDIATEEQLAKLREKLPNALFVSADDGIMMEELKERIFQDLDLIRLYLKPQGKKADMDEPLIIRRGSTIEDVARKLHRDFVKNFKYAKVWGDSVKFPGQKVGLDHELQDHDIVRIIIKK, encoded by the coding sequence ATGTCAGCAGCAGAGGAACGAATAAAACAGATAGAAGAAGAAATTAAAAATACTCAAAAAAATAAGGCAACATCACACCATATAGGTAAACTAAAAGCACAAATTGCACAACTAAAAGAAAAAATAGAAAAAAGCAATAGTTCTGGAAGCAAAGGTGAAGGATTTCTAGTACGAAAAAGTGGAGATTCAACAGCTGTACTACTAGGATTTCCATCTGTAGGAAAATCAACAATACTAAACTACCTAACAAATGCAAACTCAAAAGTAGGAGCATATGAATTTACAACACTTGACATTGTACCTGGAATCATGGAATATGATGATGCAAGTATACAAATACTAGATATCCCAGGAATTATAAAAGGAGCATCTAAAGGGAAAGGAAAAGGACGTGAAATACTTTCAGCAACACGTAATGCTGATTTAATCATAATGGTTCTAGATGTATTTCAACCAGAACATATGGATGTAATACTTGATGAGGTTAGAAACATTGGAGTAAGACCAAATGAAAAAAAACCTAATGTAAAAGTATCTAAAAAGAAAATGGGTGGACTTAACATAGTATCAACAGTAGAACTCACACACCTTGATGAAAAAACAATCCACTCAATACTAAGCCAGTATGGAATACACAGTGCTGATGTAGTACTACGTGAAGATGTAACAATAGACAGATTCATTGATGCACTTGAACCAAACCGTGCATATATACCAATGACAATAGTTGTAAATAAGATTGATATAGCAACAGAAGAACAACTAGCTAAGTTACGTGAAAAATTACCTAATGCATTATTTGTATCAGCTGATGATGGAATAATGATGGAAGAACTTAAAGAGAGAATATTCCAGGACTTAGATCTTATACGATTATATCTTAAACCTCAAGGAAAAAAGGCTGATATGGATGAACCATTAATCATAAGACGTGGCTCTACAATTGAGGATGTTGCACGAAAACTACACAGAGATTTTGTTAAAAACTTTAAATATGCAAAAGTTTGGGGAGATTCTGTTAAATTCCCAGGACAAAAAGTAGGTCTTGATCATGAACTTCAAGATCATGATATTGTACGAATAATCATAAAAAAATAA
- a CDS encoding pyridoxal-phosphate-dependent aminotransferase family protein: MDDTTLLMIPGPTTVPKRVLDAMSQPIINHRGAEYGEFLGETTAMMSEVFQTDNDSYLLTGSGTSAMETAVANIVEKGDKVINIVSGKFGERLQQLTEVFGGESIEITVPWGQAVDPAEVKRVVEENDDAKAVTLVHNESSTAVVNPIKEVGDIMKDYDTLFVVDTVSSLAGDTVKVDDFGLDICLTGSQKCIAAPPGMAAITIGDDAWNVIDNVDSPTYYLNLKKMKKSGDKVPPQTPYTPNVSMTYAMNEALSMVLEEGLDARIKRHHTGAEATRQAAKALGLELFAREGDYSNTLTAIKMPEGVTDDQLRGTMRNKYNIELAGGQDHLKGNIFRIGHMGITGLPELAATFTCLEMTLKEFGFDFDAGAGVAALEDVYLKNA, encoded by the coding sequence ATGGATGACACAACTTTATTAATGATTCCAGGACCAACCACTGTTCCAAAAAGAGTTTTAGATGCAATGTCACAACCAATCATTAACCACAGAGGAGCAGAATATGGTGAATTTTTAGGCGAAACAACTGCAATGATGTCTGAAGTATTTCAAACAGACAATGACTCATATCTTTTAACAGGATCAGGAACATCAGCTATGGAAACTGCTGTTGCTAATATTGTTGAAAAAGGAGATAAAGTTATTAACATTGTTAGTGGTAAATTTGGTGAAAGATTACAACAACTAACCGAAGTATTTGGTGGAGAATCAATTGAAATTACAGTTCCATGGGGACAAGCAGTTGATCCTGCTGAAGTTAAACGTGTAGTTGAAGAAAATGATGATGCAAAAGCAGTAACACTTGTACATAATGAAAGTTCAACAGCTGTAGTAAATCCAATTAAAGAAGTTGGAGATATTATGAAAGATTATGATACATTATTTGTTGTTGATACTGTTTCATCACTTGCTGGGGATACTGTTAAAGTTGATGATTTTGGTCTTGACATTTGTCTTACAGGATCACAAAAATGTATTGCTGCACCACCTGGTATGGCTGCAATTACTATAGGTGATGATGCATGGAATGTTATTGATAATGTAGATTCACCAACATACTATCTTAATTTAAAGAAAATGAAAAAAAGTGGAGACAAAGTACCTCCTCAAACACCTTATACTCCTAATGTTTCAATGACTTATGCTATGAATGAAGCATTATCTATGGTTCTTGAAGAAGGTCTTGATGCACGTATTAAACGTCATCATACTGGAGCTGAAGCAACACGTCAAGCTGCTAAAGCACTTGGTCTTGAATTATTTGCACGTGAAGGTGATTATTCTAATACTCTTACAGCTATTAAAATGCCTGAAGGAGTTACTGATGATCAACTTCGTGGTACAATGAGAAACAAATATAACATTGAACTTGCTGGTGGACAAGACCATCTTAAAGGTAATATTTTCAGAATTGGTCATATGGGTATTACAGGACTTCCTGAACTTGCAGCAACATTCACATGTCTTGAAATGACTTTAAAAGAGTTTGGTTTCGACTTTGATGCTGGAGCTGGTGTTGCAGCTTTAGAAGATGTATATCTTAAAAATGCATAG
- a CDS encoding 6-hydroxymethylpterin diphosphokinase MptE-like protein: MCEYNNWNSWYEKILDDFNFSMKEDVKSANLLNELIMKKGKFNIHNMDVKKQAIVFGAGPSIKKHISYLKENFKLDDYTLIAADGTTEALMEEDIIPDIIVTDLDGKITPIENANHKGSILYVHAHGDNIDKIKKHVKNLENIIPTTQAKPTGLLENYGGFTDGDRAVHIAIYALGINDITMAGMDFGSIITQYSRPNIATPQAIADEFKKKKLDYANKLIKSLNDNNQDVKIVNLVDIL, translated from the coding sequence ATGTGTGAATATAATAACTGGAATAGTTGGTATGAGAAAATTTTGGATGATTTTAATTTTAGTATGAAAGAAGATGTAAAATCAGCAAACTTACTTAATGAATTAATCATGAAAAAAGGTAAGTTTAACATACATAATATGGATGTTAAAAAACAAGCAATTGTATTTGGAGCAGGACCTTCAATAAAAAAACATATATCTTATCTTAAAGAAAACTTTAAGCTTGATGATTATACTTTAATTGCAGCTGATGGTACAACAGAAGCACTTATGGAAGAAGATATTATACCTGATATTATAGTTACAGATCTTGATGGAAAAATTACTCCCATAGAAAATGCAAATCATAAAGGATCAATACTTTATGTACATGCACATGGAGATAACATAGATAAAATAAAAAAACATGTTAAAAATCTAGAAAATATAATACCAACAACACAAGCAAAACCAACAGGTTTACTTGAAAACTATGGTGGCTTTACAGATGGAGATCGAGCAGTACATATTGCCATATATGCACTAGGAATAAATGATATTACTATGGCTGGAATGGATTTTGGAAGTATAATAACACAATATTCACGACCTAATATAGCAACACCACAAGCTATAGCTGATGAATTTAAAAAAAAGAAATTAGATTATGCTAATAAACTTATAAAGTCATTAAATGATAATAATCAAGATGTAAAAATAGTAAATTTAGTAGATATTTTATAA